The Cheilinus undulatus linkage group 21, ASM1832078v1, whole genome shotgun sequence region TGGATAGACCGTgagttttttcattttcaaggattgaaagagccacaggaaCATCTttactgccttttttttcttactatGAATAGAAAAGTTAAAACGTCAGACTTGGTGTGCAAGGTCAGAGTGTGAGATGCTGTTTTTACCAGATGAGCCAAAAAACCATGGACTCAGTGCGCAAAGACCTTTTGgctgcattcacactgcaggccaaACTAATGTGAATCTGATTGACCCTGTGCAGACAATGCATTAAATTTGGATTTACGGTCGTTTTGGGATTCCAAAACCAAGCAGTAATCCTTAAAGTTTTGTGTGGACGCTCTCAGGGTGTCCTGAAAACAGTCTGATCTGACAGCTCAGCAGCACTAAAGACCTGCCTGCCAACTGTACTGATCTGCTGTCTTCAGCCAGCAGCAAaaggcattatttctaaattctGCGGTATTGACAACTCCATTTCCCACAATTCTGAGCAGCCATACTTGCGTCCCGTTATGACGTATTTCTGCAGACTGACCTGTATGACGACTGACTTGTTGGTGAGTGAGTCGGTCTGGTAGGACGGCTCATTAGCTCCGCTATACTCGAAGCTGTTGTTGTGCCCTCTTCCTTCACCCCTCCCCCTCCCTACAGGACCACCGCCTCTCGTTTTACCCCGCCCACGGCCTCTCCAGGGTGGCTGATTTGCCGTCCCGCGGCCCAGCTGCTGAGCGGGCTGAATTGGCCGTTTGATAACCAGCTGAATCTCCTCTTCGCTCTCTGAGCTGGAGGACTGTGCTGTTCTGTCACTAGGGGGCAGCGCTGCACATGTAGgcagtttctgtgcagagttCGTGGACTGCTGAGATTTAGCATTCAGATTTTTAGAAGCTGTGGAGGTTGGAAGTTTATTTTTAGGTGTCACACTGTCGTCTTCATCTGAGGAGGTTTCTGATGAAGACGAAGGGGGCGCAGGTTTTTTCTTCGTGTTTTGAGGCACTTTGGAGGCAGCAGGAGAAGAAGTGGTGGCTTTGGGAGATGGTTTTTGGGGTGCTGGCTTTTTAGGAGCTTCATCCtcctcactgctgctgctagAGTCTGAAGAAGAGGCTTTCTGAGGTTTTGCTGGGGGCTTCTTGGTGTTTTTAGCTGGCTGCTCTACACTCGTTGGGGTCTTTTTAGTCGGAGCAGCAGCTTTTGGACTGTTTTCTTCtgcctcttttcttttcttcttctctttttgcttctcttttgtctttatatccTCATCCACTTGCTTCGCATCCCTCTCCTGGCTTCCTTcgcttctttttttcttctttttctttttcggGTGTTCTCCTGCTCCGTCCTCCTCTGCAGGTCGTTGTCTCTTCCTGCAGGTTTCACTCTCTTTGATTGGAGAGGTGCCGTGTCCGTTAACCACAACCAGCCGGTCCACCTTCaccctgggaaaaaaaatggaagagGAAAAAACTGGGAGTAATCTTaattttatgaaacaaaaacagtcaaactaAAAGCAGTCACAGAGGGACAAGAGAGTACTTTCATAATCACACAAATAGATCCAGCACTGACACactgccaacatatttgtgctaaacttttaaaaaagtgagtAAATTAGTGTCAGTGTGGAGTAATCTACCCATGGGTGGAGCACAGGGAGGTAAAGGGTACTGATTAGCCAGGCCCACAGAAGGGAGGGGCCCTTAGAAAGCCTGCAATGTAAAgtgagttttatttattttttcgtACATAAatcagtgtcattattgaatcaaaagaaactaaattaatCGGTAAACAGATGGAAATTTGTATCAACTAGAGCGGTGGTTcacaaatggtgtggcaaggcataCTAGTGTGCCTAGgggatctggctgggcccctaaaaaaccccagagaatggaccccccCCTCcctttcacttttaacccatttttaccccctttttacaACAGTTAActctttttggccacttttaacccattttttgcccctcaTGAcaatttttagccattttggctttgttttgccactcttgcccaattttgccatgtttttttatcatcacttttaaacaatttttgcaacctttgCCCACTTTTCCcgcccccagttggctgggccccagaagcctctcccctttatccccccttatgagccaccttgactgttatattaataaaaaaaagtctatgtTGTATTGATaagaatatggtgtgccttgagattttggcttaaccttaggagtgccttaggcaaaaaaaaaaaacagcctaaaaaccactgaaccagagtgaaataaaatactaggggcccctgctcctctcaaaaatgtccaaagggtatagtccagtgctgtgaaataatgcaagtaaattttatttaaccattgtaaaaatattgctcataaattcAGAAattatggttttaaaaatacatttaaatgcacagatatCTGTAAAAATTGTGCCGTTTTTCTGCCTGGCTAGCCAGTttaggggggccctgtgtaatattctttctgggggcctaACATCCCTAGCTACGGCCCTGAATCTACCAGTGGAAAGTAAGAAATTACCCAGTATTGGAGGCCTCGGATTTGTTTGCCATAATAAGGATTAGGGACACACAATATTATAAGCATGATGTCAtttttggcagatattagctgagaaagttaaatattggtgtctgcagatatgaacatttttgctgATGTTACAGCCGATATATTGACCATATATGTTGTTTATTATTAAAGTCATCTTCATCTAttgcagaggtgtcaaacttaatcacagcaggggccgaaatctgaatttgggtccaacctgagggccgaacaaggccaacatttaaccataaactgttaacctcaatgaattatggggggaaaaaagcactgatgataaataattttgagattgaaaaagtaaaactggttagtttaaaggctcagaatctgagataaaaattcaaacttctTAGCTCGAtaggcatttaaagtcaaaatcatgtttttaaaatgcaaatatataagaaagaaagtttaaattatgattttaagggtcaaaacatgagatataaTGTTGAAATCATacgttttaaaggtcaaaatatgagatacatttcaaaatcattggtcaaaaatgtcaaagcctgagaaaaaaataaattttgaatttcGCAGGCAaattattacttaaaatttaaaactgatgGTACAAAAGGccaaactatgagataaaagtcaaagtaaggagctaaaaaggtcaaaacattagaaaagaaaatcatcagttaaaaagtcaaaatattacttaaaatttaaaaattgaggattaaaaaatgtaaaaaaaaatgagataaaaagtcaaaaatgtgaattgaaaaagtcaaaatatgaaataacttTGCTTGATAACTGAgagatgcaaaatcaagaatataaaatgaaaacaattttcccacattcctgttttttttaatccatttattttaacttttttttatttttatgacagaatgaggatattttaaatcaccaGGGTCAGGTTTACATGTTTAAACTGGAGGGACTCTGCAGatcagtgggccagttataataaaaatatgaaatgagcCGGGCCAGgtacaactgtaccacgggccagatttagcccccgggccttgagtttgacacccctgctctattgTCTTTAAATGTGGTGTATATTTACTGGTTTGAATTGAGTGGTTTACATAAAACCTGGCATTTTTGTCTTAGTTGAAGAATTTCAGATTAATTCAAATGAACCTTTGCATGGCTTTAAGCTGAATTCTTGATAACACAGCTttaatttttgaacatttagaAAGTTTCAGCCAATATTTTCACAGAGCAGGACCTCAAGTCCTGGGACCTAGACCCTCTCAGATCTGCTGCCAGTTAAACAGACTCCACtccagctcagaggatgaaccATGACCTTCATCACCAGGTAAAG contains the following coding sequences:
- the coil gene encoding coilin, translated to MATHSNNFIRVRLIFDFPPPAVVDCRMCWLLVDLNRCRVVSDLESLIREKFEFSRRSILSLFIDDCYLPHTESVYVVRDNDSVRVKVDRLVVVNGHGTSPIKESETCRKRQRPAEEDGAGEHPKKKKKKKRSEGSQERDAKQVDEDIKTKEKQKEKKKRKEAEENSPKAAAPTKKTPTSVEQPAKNTKKPPAKPQKASSSDSSSSSEEDEAPKKPAPQKPSPKATTSSPAASKVPQNTKKKPAPPSSSSETSSDEDDSVTPKNKLPTSTASKNLNAKSQQSTNSAQKLPTCAALPPSDRTAQSSSSESEEEIQLVIKRPIQPAQQLGRGTANQPPWRGRGRGKTRGGGPVGRGRGEGRGHNNSFEYSGANEPSYQTDSLTNKSVVIQNGAESVPKPDYSSMPLLAAPPQAGQKIAFKLLELTENYTPEVSEYKEGKIVNFDPMTKQVELELLHTCQTPVEPGKFDLVYQNPDGSERVEYAVSRDSRVTERWDSLLEPRLIL